In the Haloferula helveola genome, one interval contains:
- a CDS encoding VOC family protein gives MRDPENVFHLAIPCADLDATQDFYVNKMGCELGRRYDDRVTLNFFGDQVVCHLDPDGIDKEPKMYPRHYGVTFRHAADYDALLDKTEKHGLPFFQEPFVRFGGKREEHRTFFLIDPSNNLLEFKHYNDPSMMY, from the coding sequence ATGAGAGACCCCGAGAACGTTTTCCACCTCGCCATTCCCTGCGCCGATCTCGACGCCACCCAGGACTTCTACGTCAACAAGATGGGCTGCGAACTCGGCCGCCGCTACGACGACCGGGTGACCCTGAATTTCTTCGGCGACCAGGTCGTCTGCCACCTCGATCCCGACGGCATCGACAAGGAGCCGAAGATGTATCCCCGCCATTACGGCGTCACCTTCCGTCACGCCGCCGACTACGACGCGCTGCTGGACAAGACGGAGAAACACGGGCTGCCGTTCTTTCAGGAGCCCTTCGTCCGTTTCGGGGGCAAGCGGGAGGAACATCGGACCTTCTTCCTCATCGATCCGTCGAACAACCTGCTCGAGTTCAAGCACTACAACGACCCATCGATGATGTACTGA
- a CDS encoding ClpP family protease — protein sequence MKTTVTRSALLGLALAGTLCAQQNSASPSAATTPPVEIKVEKKADEKKPAKKAPKSAEAPKKEAKTDKPAPKKNREEQMKEEQARLALENALADERVKKETAKLRSEVARLKAEKELIAERMSFAAMKRKADDEAQAAKMEVEAARLAREANIAKARAEMLTNELKAVQAESGIEITKLQNQIQEFEMAEKRKTYADAKPEYLKKPLKADGTLVISDRRIALNGAISGSTADYITDRIHYFNNQNREHPIFIVIDESPGGSVMAGYRILKAMEASDAPIHVVVKSFAASMAAAITTLAEESYCYPNAVMLHHQISATVFGRLNLTQQEEFLKESQRWWERLATPIADKMGITKEEFIKKMYAQSTSGDWSEFGVEAQKLKWVNHIVQGIDETSFLRSPDAARSAPAATPTASVQTGPPVMEATLDEDGRPVMYLPRINPKDVYFIYNPDGYYRLR from the coding sequence ATGAAAACCACTGTCACCCGCTCCGCCCTGCTTGGCCTTGCCCTCGCTGGCACCCTTTGCGCCCAGCAAAACTCGGCCTCACCCTCCGCTGCGACCACCCCACCGGTGGAAATCAAGGTCGAGAAGAAGGCCGACGAAAAGAAGCCTGCCAAGAAGGCCCCGAAATCGGCCGAAGCTCCGAAAAAGGAGGCCAAGACCGACAAGCCGGCCCCGAAGAAGAACCGTGAGGAGCAGATGAAAGAGGAGCAGGCCCGCCTGGCCCTCGAAAACGCCCTCGCTGACGAGCGGGTCAAGAAGGAGACTGCCAAGCTGCGTTCCGAAGTCGCCCGCCTGAAGGCCGAAAAGGAACTCATCGCCGAGCGGATGTCGTTCGCCGCGATGAAGCGCAAGGCGGATGACGAAGCCCAGGCCGCCAAAATGGAGGTCGAAGCCGCACGCCTCGCCCGCGAAGCGAACATCGCCAAGGCCCGCGCCGAGATGCTCACCAATGAACTCAAGGCCGTCCAGGCCGAGAGCGGCATCGAGATCACCAAACTCCAGAACCAGATTCAGGAGTTCGAGATGGCCGAGAAGCGCAAGACCTACGCCGACGCCAAGCCCGAGTACCTCAAGAAGCCGCTGAAGGCCGACGGCACGCTGGTCATTTCCGACCGCCGGATCGCGCTCAATGGCGCCATCAGCGGCTCGACCGCCGACTACATCACCGATCGGATCCACTACTTCAACAACCAGAACCGCGAGCACCCGATCTTCATCGTCATCGATGAGTCGCCGGGGGGCTCGGTCATGGCCGGCTACCGGATCCTGAAGGCGATGGAAGCCAGCGACGCCCCGATCCATGTCGTGGTGAAATCGTTCGCCGCCTCGATGGCCGCCGCCATCACCACCCTCGCCGAGGAGTCCTACTGCTATCCGAACGCGGTGATGCTTCACCACCAAATCAGTGCGACGGTGTTCGGCCGCCTCAACCTGACCCAGCAGGAGGAATTCCTGAAGGAAAGCCAGCGCTGGTGGGAACGCCTCGCAACCCCGATCGCCGACAAGATGGGCATCACCAAGGAGGAGTTCATCAAGAAGATGTATGCCCAGTCGACCAGCGGTGACTGGAGCGAGTTCGGTGTCGAGGCCCAGAAGCTCAAGTGGGTGAACCACATCGTGCAGGGCATCGACGAGACGTCCTTCCTCCGCAGCCCGGATGCCGCCCGCAGCGCTCCCGCCGCGACTCCCACCGCCTCGGTTCAGACCGGCCCCCCGGTCATGGAGGCGACGCTCGACGAGGACGGACGCCCGGTGATGTACCTCCCGCGCATCAACCCGAAAGACGTCTACTTCATCTACAATCCGGACGGCTACTACCGCCTCCGCTGA
- a CDS encoding ATP-grasp domain-containing protein, whose amino-acid sequence MSSASLPNPRVLVTYGWVRSSWGLIRNLARHGLEVYVGDHQSFFMSRFSRYCSGWFQYPHFHADTDGFISAVVDYIMKHDIGVYIPSHEEGFLVAKHRDRFPDSVHVAVADYEAIRTLDHKLHAQQLAEELGVPHPATFEIGSESSLETSLPHLPEKGVIKVPFSHGSHGVSFFENHSELRERWARVMAEQPEGAPAPIVQQFVHGTIQTVMVLAEKGEVKANFARRNVREKETFGGAAVKCESILFPEALEDATRIVRHLSYSGVAMFEYIVDRESGERWLMEVNPRYWGTTPHDLNCGVSYPYYQYCLAHGLPFRENPEYPLGHRSRWIAGDVISYFKNPRSERGFRVARKHLDFDDDSFMDFSIDDPVPFLVQSYLYYKHRAKIFSKR is encoded by the coding sequence ATGTCTTCCGCTTCCCTGCCCAATCCCCGCGTGCTTGTCACCTACGGCTGGGTCCGTAGTTCGTGGGGGCTCATCCGGAATCTTGCGCGGCACGGACTGGAGGTGTACGTCGGCGACCACCAGAGCTTCTTCATGAGCCGCTTCTCACGCTACTGCAGCGGCTGGTTCCAATACCCCCATTTCCACGCCGATACCGACGGCTTCATCTCGGCGGTGGTCGATTACATCATGAAGCATGACATCGGCGTGTATATCCCTTCCCATGAGGAGGGCTTTCTCGTCGCGAAGCACCGCGACCGCTTTCCGGATTCCGTGCACGTCGCGGTTGCGGACTACGAGGCGATCCGCACGCTCGACCACAAACTCCACGCCCAACAACTCGCCGAAGAGCTCGGAGTCCCCCACCCGGCCACCTTCGAGATCGGGAGCGAGAGCTCGCTCGAGACCTCCCTTCCCCATCTTCCGGAGAAGGGCGTGATCAAGGTGCCGTTCAGCCATGGCTCGCATGGCGTGAGCTTCTTCGAGAATCACTCCGAACTTCGCGAAAGGTGGGCGCGGGTGATGGCGGAGCAACCGGAAGGCGCTCCCGCGCCGATCGTCCAGCAGTTCGTCCACGGCACCATCCAGACGGTGATGGTTCTCGCCGAGAAGGGGGAAGTGAAGGCGAACTTCGCGCGGCGTAACGTACGCGAGAAGGAAACCTTCGGCGGCGCGGCGGTGAAATGCGAGAGCATCCTCTTCCCGGAGGCCCTCGAGGACGCGACCAGGATCGTCCGGCATCTGTCCTATTCCGGCGTCGCGATGTTCGAATACATCGTCGACCGCGAATCCGGCGAACGCTGGCTGATGGAGGTCAATCCCCGCTACTGGGGCACCACTCCCCACGACCTGAACTGCGGGGTGAGCTACCCCTACTACCAGTATTGCCTCGCCCACGGCCTGCCGTTCCGGGAAAATCCCGAATACCCGCTCGGCCATCGTTCACGGTGGATCGCCGGAGACGTGATCAGCTACTTCAAGAACCCGCGCTCCGAACGCGGATTCCGAGTCGCACGCAAGCACCTCGACTTCGACGACGACTCGTTCATGGACTTCAGCATCGACGACCCGGTTCCCTTTCTGGTGCAGTCGTACCTTTACTACAAACACCGTGCAAAGATCTTCAGCAAACGATGA
- the mnmA gene encoding tRNA 2-thiouridine(34) synthase MnmA — translation MAKVLVGLSGGVDSSAAAALLIEQGHEVSGAFMKNWINAEGLPGDCPWEQDLDDALAVARKLGIEFRVIDLIDQYKQRIVDYLVEGYRSGITPNPDVWCNREMKFGVFLDYALEQGFERVATGHYARRRELSNGQAAILKGADPNKDQSYFLSLMTQHQVAHAMFPAGEMLKPEVREVARRHDLPTAGKKDSQGICFIGEIKMRDFIRHYIPDSPGDIVDTEGKVLGRHDGLHLYTLGQRKGHGVASPRDGMAYVVVGKDLANNRLILGWDEGVTPGLYARQAVIGSVSTINEPFDRAMRVEAQPRYRSKAEPCRVTPLGDDCVQIEFEKPQRALAAGQICAFYEGGRLLGGGVFEKIEGAV, via the coding sequence ATGGCGAAGGTGCTGGTGGGACTTTCCGGCGGAGTGGACAGCTCCGCCGCCGCGGCCTTGCTGATCGAGCAGGGCCACGAGGTGTCCGGTGCCTTCATGAAGAACTGGATCAACGCCGAGGGTCTCCCGGGGGATTGTCCGTGGGAGCAGGACCTCGATGATGCGCTCGCCGTGGCGAGAAAGCTCGGGATCGAGTTCCGGGTGATCGACCTGATCGACCAGTACAAGCAGCGGATCGTCGACTACCTCGTCGAGGGCTACCGATCCGGGATCACTCCGAATCCAGACGTCTGGTGCAACCGCGAGATGAAGTTCGGGGTGTTCCTCGATTACGCGCTCGAGCAGGGGTTCGAGCGGGTGGCAACGGGACACTACGCGCGACGCCGGGAGCTTTCGAACGGGCAGGCCGCGATCCTGAAGGGTGCGGATCCGAACAAGGATCAGAGTTACTTCCTTTCGCTGATGACCCAGCATCAGGTGGCGCACGCGATGTTCCCGGCAGGCGAGATGCTGAAGCCGGAAGTCCGCGAGGTGGCGCGTCGTCATGACCTGCCGACCGCCGGCAAGAAAGACAGCCAGGGGATCTGCTTCATCGGTGAAATCAAGATGCGCGATTTCATCCGCCACTACATTCCGGACTCGCCCGGCGATATCGTCGACACCGAAGGGAAAGTGCTCGGCCGTCACGACGGCCTGCACCTTTACACCCTCGGGCAGAGGAAGGGGCACGGCGTGGCATCACCGCGTGATGGCATGGCGTATGTGGTTGTGGGGAAGGATCTCGCGAACAACCGGCTCATCCTCGGTTGGGACGAAGGCGTCACACCGGGGCTCTACGCGCGGCAGGCGGTGATTGGTAGTGTCTCGACCATCAACGAGCCGTTTGACCGTGCGATGCGTGTTGAAGCCCAGCCGCGCTATCGATCGAAGGCCGAGCCATGCAGGGTCACGCCCTTGGGTGACGACTGTGTGCAGATCGAGTTCGAGAAACCCCAGCGGGCATTGGCAGCCGGGCAAATCTGCGCCTTCTACGAGGGTGGCCGGCTGCTGGGCGGAGGCGTGTTCGAGAAGATCGAAGGCGCGGTCTGA
- a CDS encoding 2-phosphosulfolactate phosphatase, protein MSGIRLASGESAAGEASARGDVIVLIDALRATTTITTALAHGIRAVIPVAKVEDCIGELTAGERGGQKLPGVDLDNSPRSFLSDSHRGKRLTITTTNGTRCLEAAATHPMAIVLLGAFVNLTATARAAERIAAHYGKDITMLAAGRLKEDAVEDNLTAELMAEVIRSGEPAAPSDIHLKTFLEGGSGRNLLNLGLREDIDFCARLDEFDLVPVYRNGKCRPLAADEPPLHGFPG, encoded by the coding sequence ATGAGCGGCATTCGTCTGGCTTCCGGAGAGTCGGCCGCGGGTGAGGCATCGGCACGAGGCGACGTGATCGTGCTCATCGATGCCCTCCGGGCCACCACAACCATCACCACTGCTCTCGCCCACGGGATCCGTGCGGTGATTCCCGTGGCGAAGGTCGAAGACTGCATCGGTGAGCTCACGGCCGGTGAGCGAGGTGGACAGAAGCTGCCGGGCGTGGACCTCGACAACTCGCCGCGCAGCTTCCTCTCCGATTCCCATCGGGGCAAACGGCTGACCATCACGACGACAAACGGCACTCGCTGTCTCGAGGCCGCCGCGACCCATCCGATGGCGATCGTCCTGCTCGGAGCGTTCGTCAATCTGACCGCGACCGCACGAGCTGCGGAGCGGATCGCGGCCCACTACGGGAAGGACATCACCATGCTCGCCGCCGGCCGACTGAAAGAAGATGCGGTCGAGGACAACCTGACCGCCGAGCTGATGGCGGAAGTCATCCGTTCCGGAGAACCGGCCGCTCCGTCTGACATCCATCTCAAGACCTTCCTCGAAGGCGGTTCCGGACGGAATCTGCTGAACCTCGGACTCCGCGAGGACATCGATTTCTGCGCCCGGCTCGACGAGTTTGATCTGGTCCCGGTCTACCGGAACGGCAAATGCCGTCCGCTGGCTGCAGACGAACCCCCACTCCACGGCTTCCCCGGCTGA
- a CDS encoding phosphosulfolactate synthase, translating to MIESLQLPSREDKPRTSGLTCIIDSGYPTSYFEDVVRSHHPLIDAVKFGWGTSLVTREIERKIAILRELEVPYLFGGTLLEVAYTRDSVDEFAEFVRKHQCPIVEVSDGTINLSSDEKCELIRRFAGEFTVWSEVGYKDQQRSLDLPPSKWVEYMRKSLDCGASMVLTEARESGTSGICRSDGEVRFGLIEDIIGSEIDLGHVIFEAPNKALQTYFVKRVGANVNLANVAFSDIVGLETLRLGLRSDTLAP from the coding sequence ATGATTGAATCCCTGCAACTGCCATCGCGTGAGGACAAGCCACGGACCTCCGGCCTGACCTGCATCATCGATTCGGGCTACCCGACCTCCTACTTCGAGGACGTCGTCCGGAGCCACCACCCGCTCATCGACGCGGTCAAGTTCGGCTGGGGCACGTCGCTCGTCACGCGCGAGATCGAACGCAAGATCGCCATCCTCCGCGAACTCGAAGTCCCCTACCTTTTCGGAGGGACCTTGCTTGAGGTCGCCTACACACGCGACAGCGTGGACGAGTTCGCCGAGTTCGTGCGAAAGCACCAATGCCCGATCGTCGAGGTCTCCGACGGCACGATCAACCTGAGCTCCGACGAGAAGTGCGAGCTGATCCGTCGCTTCGCCGGCGAGTTCACGGTCTGGAGCGAGGTCGGCTACAAAGACCAGCAGCGCTCGCTCGACCTTCCGCCGTCGAAGTGGGTCGAATACATGCGCAAATCTCTCGACTGCGGCGCCTCGATGGTCCTGACCGAGGCTCGCGAGTCGGGAACCAGCGGGATCTGCCGCTCGGACGGCGAGGTGCGGTTCGGACTGATCGAGGACATCATCGGCTCCGAGATCGATCTCGGACACGTGATCTTCGAAGCCCCGAACAAGGCGCTGCAGACCTACTTCGTGAAGCGCGTCGGCGCCAACGTGAACCTCGCCAACGTCGCGTTTTCCGACATCGTCGGCCTCGAAACCCTGAGGCTCGGGTTGCGCTCGGACACGCTTGCCCCCTAA
- a CDS encoding MBOAT family O-acyltransferase yields the protein MIFNSYPYLFLFLPIALIGFHLLRRAPFRVSIGFLVLMSFLYYGWWRPQDLWVIGASCGFNFLIGRRVSRLRDTRPGFATLTAGVVANLALLGWFKYAGLFDKTFAALTGEGLNFPEIILPLGISFFTFQQIAYLVDAWRGETEEYHFTDYLLFVSFFPQLIAGPIVHHKEMLPQFQQQKGRGLNSLDFSIGVTIIAIGLFKKIILADYLARTSGPIFDLAASPEGRDLTIGEAWAGTLAYTLQIYFDFSGYSDMAIGSARLFGIRLPLNFDSPYKSFSIVEFWRRWHMTLSRFLRDYLYFPLGGNRKGPSRRYVNLMLTMLLGGLWHGAGWTFLMWGALHGLYLCINHGWHHLRRNFKLPAIPRPVGVLLTFLAVMFAWIPFRAGNYEFGADGSTSAALGATRNILESMFGLKGATFWPPDAAIVVKDSRAFKPIILGLILVLFLPSTQQFMRHYNPAIGLLKPSEGFRRRWWQWRPTLPWLAFTLAMLYLVGREFDQLSEFIYFQF from the coding sequence ATGATTTTCAACTCCTACCCCTACCTCTTCCTCTTCCTCCCGATCGCCCTGATCGGCTTCCACCTGCTGCGCCGCGCGCCGTTCAGGGTTTCCATCGGCTTCCTCGTGCTGATGAGCTTCCTCTACTACGGATGGTGGAGGCCGCAGGACCTTTGGGTCATCGGCGCATCCTGCGGTTTCAACTTCCTCATCGGACGACGCGTTTCACGGCTGCGCGACACCCGGCCCGGCTTCGCCACACTGACAGCGGGCGTCGTTGCCAACCTCGCATTGCTGGGCTGGTTCAAATACGCCGGCCTCTTCGACAAGACCTTTGCCGCGCTGACGGGAGAAGGCCTCAACTTTCCCGAGATCATCCTGCCGCTCGGCATCTCCTTCTTCACCTTCCAGCAGATCGCGTATCTCGTCGATGCATGGCGCGGCGAGACCGAGGAGTATCACTTCACCGACTACCTTCTGTTCGTCTCGTTCTTCCCGCAACTCATCGCGGGACCGATCGTCCACCACAAGGAGATGCTGCCGCAATTCCAGCAGCAGAAGGGACGCGGCCTGAACTCGCTCGATTTCTCGATCGGTGTCACGATCATCGCGATCGGGCTGTTCAAAAAGATCATCCTCGCCGACTACCTCGCCCGCACCAGCGGCCCGATCTTCGACCTCGCGGCGAGCCCGGAAGGCCGCGACCTGACCATCGGGGAGGCGTGGGCCGGCACGCTGGCCTACACGCTGCAGATCTACTTCGACTTCTCCGGCTACTCGGACATGGCGATCGGTTCCGCCCGGCTCTTCGGCATTCGACTGCCGCTGAACTTCGACTCCCCCTACAAGTCGTTTTCCATCGTCGAGTTCTGGCGGCGCTGGCACATGACCCTGTCGCGCTTCCTCCGCGACTACCTCTATTTCCCGCTCGGCGGCAACCGGAAGGGACCGTCGCGGCGCTACGTCAACCTGATGCTGACCATGCTGCTCGGCGGTCTCTGGCACGGCGCCGGGTGGACCTTCCTGATGTGGGGCGCCCTGCACGGCCTCTACCTCTGCATCAACCACGGCTGGCACCACCTCCGGCGGAATTTCAAGCTGCCCGCGATCCCCCGTCCGGTCGGCGTTCTGCTCACTTTCCTCGCGGTGATGTTCGCGTGGATCCCTTTCCGCGCCGGCAATTACGAGTTCGGTGCCGACGGGTCCACCTCCGCCGCGCTGGGCGCGACCCGCAACATCCTCGAGTCGATGTTCGGCCTCAAGGGCGCCACTTTCTGGCCACCTGACGCCGCCATCGTGGTCAAAGACAGCCGCGCCTTCAAACCGATCATCCTCGGACTGATCCTCGTGCTCTTCCTGCCGAGCACCCAGCAGTTCATGCGACACTACAATCCCGCGATCGGCCTGCTGAAGCCGTCCGAGGGCTTCCGCCGGAGGTGGTGGCAGTGGCGGCCCACGCTGCCGTGGCTGGCCTTCACGCTGGCCATGCTCTACCTCGTCGGCCGCGAATTCGACCAGCTGAGCGAGTTCATCTACTTCCAGTTCTAG
- a CDS encoding MBOAT family O-acyltransferase produces MIFNSYTFLLLFLPLTLLGFHLVAKRKVRVGFAWLVLMSLVYYGWWNPNPDEPWSPWWLSLILGSSVANFFFGRAISRNRGAPPGKVTLIVGVVANLGVLAWFKYAGLFAKTLAALTGAGLTLPDIILPLGISFFTFQQIAYLVDAWRGETEEYHFTDYLLFVTFFPQLIAGPIVHHKEMLPQFQKGRYNSQRWVNFSVGITILIAGLFKKVVLADNFAAIATRLFSLAATGERDMTVGEAWAAATTYGLQIYFDFSGYSDMAIGAARLFGIRLPLNFHSPYKATSVVDFWRRWHMTLSRFLRDYLYIAIGGNRCGKVRRYANLMITMALGGLWHGAGWTFLLWGVLHGIYLCANHAWFALRKAMNWPALPKPLAIALTFIAVLVAWVPFRAGNFELGPNGSTEAALRATRSVLASMFGLNGFEGWPDRSAMMVKDSHAIRAVLCVLLVWLLPNTQQWMRRYQPALGVGSMPGGMLGQRRWWQWRPTPMWAIFLILLLAGTIYQFDKLSEFIYFQF; encoded by the coding sequence ATGATTTTCAATTCCTACACGTTCCTCCTGCTCTTCCTGCCGCTGACGCTGCTCGGCTTCCATCTGGTGGCCAAGCGCAAGGTCCGGGTCGGCTTCGCGTGGCTCGTGCTGATGAGCCTCGTCTACTACGGCTGGTGGAATCCGAATCCCGACGAGCCGTGGTCACCCTGGTGGCTTTCCCTGATCCTCGGATCGTCGGTCGCCAACTTCTTCTTCGGTCGCGCGATTTCCCGCAACCGCGGAGCCCCGCCGGGGAAAGTCACGCTGATTGTGGGGGTCGTCGCCAACCTCGGGGTGCTCGCGTGGTTCAAGTACGCCGGACTCTTCGCCAAGACCCTCGCCGCGCTCACAGGTGCCGGCCTGACCCTGCCCGACATCATCCTGCCGCTCGGGATCTCGTTCTTCACCTTCCAGCAAATCGCCTACCTCGTCGATGCCTGGCGCGGCGAGACCGAGGAGTATCACTTCACCGACTACCTCCTGTTCGTGACCTTCTTCCCGCAGCTGATCGCGGGACCGATCGTCCACCACAAGGAGATGCTGCCGCAGTTCCAGAAGGGCCGCTACAACTCGCAGCGCTGGGTCAATTTCTCCGTCGGCATCACCATCCTCATCGCCGGTCTCTTCAAGAAGGTCGTGCTCGCCGACAATTTCGCCGCCATCGCGACGCGGCTGTTCAGTCTCGCGGCGACCGGCGAGCGTGACATGACGGTCGGCGAAGCATGGGCCGCTGCGACGACCTACGGACTCCAGATCTACTTCGACTTCTCTGGCTACTCGGACATGGCGATCGGCGCCGCGCGCCTTTTCGGCATTCGCCTCCCGCTCAACTTCCACTCACCCTACAAGGCAACATCGGTGGTCGACTTCTGGCGTCGCTGGCACATGACGCTCTCCCGCTTCCTGCGCGACTACCTCTACATCGCCATCGGTGGAAACCGCTGCGGCAAGGTCCGGCGCTACGCCAACCTGATGATCACGATGGCCCTCGGCGGCCTGTGGCACGGCGCCGGCTGGACCTTCCTCCTTTGGGGCGTGCTTCACGGAATCTACCTCTGCGCCAACCACGCGTGGTTCGCGCTGCGCAAGGCCATGAACTGGCCGGCGCTGCCGAAGCCGCTGGCAATCGCGCTGACTTTCATCGCGGTTCTGGTCGCGTGGGTTCCCTTCCGTGCCGGCAACTTCGAACTCGGGCCGAACGGATCGACCGAAGCCGCCTTGCGGGCGACGCGCTCGGTACTGGCATCCATGTTCGGCCTCAACGGCTTTGAAGGCTGGCCGGACCGCAGCGCGATGATGGTCAAGGACAGCCACGCCATCCGCGCGGTCCTCTGCGTGTTGCTCGTGTGGTTGCTGCCGAACACCCAGCAGTGGATGCGCCGCTACCAACCGGCGCTCGGCGTCGGATCGATGCCCGGCGGCATGCTCGGCCAGCGCCGCTGGTGGCAATGGCGCCCGACCCCGATGTGGGCGATCTTCCTGATCCTGCTGCTTGCCGGCACGATCTACCAATTCGACAAGCTCAGTGAGTTCATCTACTTCCAGTTCTGA